The Bdellovibrionota bacterium nucleotide sequence CGCGAAAGAGGTTTTCGGCGGGAGGCGGTAGTGGACCGAAACGGTCGGTCAGCTCCGCGCGTAAGGATTCCATCTTTTCGGAAGACCGGATCGACGACAAGCGCTTGTAGAGGACCAGGCGCTCTCCGGTATCCGCGACGTAATCGTCGGGGAGGAAAGCAGGCAACGCACAGTGAATCTCCGGGTCAACCTCCTCCACGACCGCTTCGCCTTTAAGACGCTTCACCTCTCGCTCTAAAAGGTCGGTGTACAGTTCGAAACCGACGGCGGCGATATGGCCCGATTGAGAGGCTCCCAGCAGATTGCCCGAACCTCGAATTTCCAGGTCATGGAGGGCGACCTTCAATCCCGAACCAAGTTCGGTAAATCGTTTCAGGACCTTGAGGCGCTTGTGGGCATCTTGGCTGATCAGCTCCTCGCCGGGAATGAGAAGATAAGCCGAAGCGGGCCGGTCGGAGCGGCCGACCCGGCCGCGAAGCTGATAGAGCTGAGCCAAACCCATGTGATCCGCGCGGTTGATGAGGATGGTGTTGGCGTTGGGAACGTCCAACCCCGATTCGATGATCGTTGTGCAAAGTAGGACGTCGAATTCGTGGTGGAAAAGTCGGAGCATCGTTTCTTCCAACCTTCGTTCCGACATCTGGCCGTGAGCGACGGCGATCCGCGCCTTGGGGACGATCCGGGCCAGGTAATTTTTCATGGCCTCGATCGTCTGGACGCGGTTGTGGACGAAAAACACCTGCCCGCCCCGTTCGAGTTCCTGGTGAATCGCCCCGCGGATCAGTCCGTCGTCGAAACGGCAGAGGTAGGTATGGATGGCCTTTCGGTCCAGAGGCGGAGTGTTGATGACGGAGAGATCGCGAATTCCCGAGAGCGAGAGTTGAAGCGTCCGCGGAATCGGCGTGGCCGTCAGCGTGAGGACATCGATCTTGTTCCGAAATTGTTTGATCTTCTCTTTGTGCTTCACGCCGAAGCGATGTTCCTCATCGATGATCAAGAGCCCCAGATTCTGAAACGAAACGTCCTTGGAAAGAAGACGGTGCGTGCCGATCACGACGTCCAGGCCGCCGTCCGCCAATTGAGCCACGACTTGCTTTTGGGCGCGGGCAGACTTGAAACGGCTCAAATAGTCGACGCGAACCGGGTAGTTGCTGAGGCGGGAACGAAACGTCTCGTAATGTTGTTGCGCGAGAATCGTCGTTGGAACCAGCACCGCCGCTTGTTTCCCGTCCATCGCGACCCGAAACGCCGCGCGAAGCGCCACCTCGGTCTTGCCGAAGCCGACATCGCCGCAGATCAGCCGGTCCATCGGTTTGGGGGTTTCAAGGTCCGCCGACACCTCTTCGATCGCGCGAAGCTGGTCGCGCGTTTCCTCGTAAGGAAAATCGGCTTCGAAGGACAAATAACCTTCATCCGGTCGAGCCACCGCGTGGCCGGCGGCGATTCGCCGCGTGGCGTAGAGGGCGATTAGCTCCTGCGCCATTTCTTCCACGGCGCGTTTGGCCTTTTGCCGGGTTTTTTCCCAGGCCGACGCGTTGCCCAATCGATCGAGATGCGGTTTCCCGCCGTCGGCTCCCACATACTTATGAATCCGGTTCAAGCGGTAAACCGGCACATAAAGTTTGTCCCCGCCGGCGTACTCCAAATGAAGGAAGTCATTCGCTGTTTTCGCGACGTTGAGCCGTTTGAGCCCTCGATAAAGGCCGACGCCGTGATCGAGGTGAACCACCGGATCGCCCGGGGCCAGTTCCGCGAGAGAGGTGAAGAAATCTTCCCGACGCACTTCCGGAGCCACGGAACGCTTTCGATCCCCGAAAAGATCGTGATCGGTCAGGATAACCAGCCGGCCGTCGTCCCAGCTGAATCCCGAAGAGAGTTGACCGACGAGAATTATGGGATGCCGTTCGGCTTGCTCAAGAGCAGCAGGGGAGGGATTCCCGGCTAACTGGACGTCAGAGATATAAGGCGAGAGAAGGGCATGGAGCCTCTCGGCTTCCGTCGGGTTGAGGGTTACGAACAATGTGCGAAAGCCCCACGTTCGCCACGTATTGACGGCTTCGACCACCGGAGTCAGCGGGGAAGTTTTTTTTCGGCGGTCGGCGATCGCATGTCGAAGATCGTCATGGGACAAAAAGGCGAAACGTGTCATCCCCTTTCTTGTATCTGGGGTGTCGATAGCGACATCGGATAATTCGAGAGAAACGTGTTTTTCCAGGAATCGGTCGACATCCTCCAAGGGCGCGAATAGATCGCGCGGCCCGCATGCCAATATTTCGGTCGAGCGCAGATTTTTTTCGGCTTCGACGATCGCACTTTCAAGGGAAGCGCGCTCTCGGCGAAGACCGATCGGATCGAGGGCGATCCACACACAATCGACCGGCGCGTATTCCAAGAAAGATGAGGTGGTCGGATAGAAAAGCGGCCAGAGCGGCTCCATCGCCTCCACGAATCGCCGGTCGGACATCGCTTCTTCGAGAGGGCGGCGGGCGCTTCGGGGAAGGTCTCTCTCATCCGCCAGCTCCTTGAGTCCTCTCTGCGCCCGTGCGGCGGATTCCGGCGTCAAAAGGATCTCGCGAGCCGGGATCCAAATCATATCGTCGTGGCGTGACAGCGACCGCTGCGTAGCGGGATCAAACTTCCGGATCGTCTCGACGGTGTCGCCGAGCCATTCGATTCGGTAGGGCTGATCGGAATGAGGCGGGAAGATGTCCACGATCCCGCCGCGGACGGCGATGGTTCCGGGAGATTCGACCAAAGGCTCCTGTTCGTAGCCCGCCGCGATCCATTGGGCGATCAACGAATCCCGGTCGAGATTCTGTCCCTGGGTTATTTTTCCTTTAGATCGCTCGAAATGATCCAGTGGCAGGGTTTTTTGTGCGAGCGCCTGGAGAGAAAGGAAGACCGCCGCCGGCGGGTCCGGCGTGCGCAACGTGTAAAGAGCGCTCAACCGATCTTGGGCCAGTTTCGGTTCCGAAAGCTGCGCGGGTTCGAGGTCCGTCGGTCGGGGGGGATAGGGAAGCAGCCGAATGCCTTCGTTGCCGCCAAAAAGATTGAGGAAAAAAGCGACATCGTCGATCCATCGCGGCAGAAATTCATCCGTGGGAGAAACGACGATCATTTTTCGAATCCCCTGCGCCAGAATCGAAGCCAGAGCGAAGGCCGGGGAGCTGCCGGTGAGGCCGGTCCAGGTCTCCGGAACGGATGGATCAAAACGCTTTGATAACAGGGGGTTCAACATGGCCGATGGGCGGCGGAGTATAACAAAACCGGCCTTTGACTTCAGGGGCCGCAGCCTGGTAAAAATACGGCATGCGGTTGTGGCCAACACCTGCTCTGGCCGTTGGGGTGACACTGCTCGCGGGTGGCACCTTTGCTCTTGGGGCCCCCAAGGACGACGGCAACTCCGATCGTTCCAATCCTCAGTCCCAAGTCCAAAAGACTTCCACCTCGACGCCGGGAACCGTTCCGGAATCGACCGAAACCAAAGCTCCTACGATCGATCCAAAGAAAAGAGAACAACTTTTGCAGCAGTTGCGCGACCTCTATCCCAAGGATGGTTTCGGTATTTAACTTTTCAACCGACGCGAATCTCCGTACATGCGCAAATCGATTTACATCTCGCTGTTGTGCTTATTCGTACTCCCGTTTGTGGGTTGTAAGAAAAAGGAAGGTGGATCCGTGAATACCGCATCCGTCAAAGAGGCTGTGATTGAAACGAAATTTGGAAAAATCGTGTTTGAGTTTTTGCCGGAGCTAGCCCCGAAGCATGTCGAGAATTTCAAAAGTCTCGCGTCGTCGGGTTTTTATAACGGGACGACGTTTCACCGGGTCATCCCGGGATTCATGATTCAGGGGGGTGACCCGAACACGAAGAGCGAAGACCGGTCTCAGCACGGCAAGGGCGGTCCCGGCTACACGGTGCCCGCGGAATTCAGTAAAGAGAAACATCTTCGGGGTATCGTTTCCATGGCGCGCTCCTCCGACCCGAACAGCGCCGGGAGCCAGTTTTTCATCGTCGTGAAGGATTCGCCTTGGTTGGACGGTCAATACACCGTCTTCGGGCGCGTCAAGGAAGGGCTGGACGTCGTGGACAAAATCGTGAGTTTGCCTCGCGACGCTCGCGACAATCCTAACGATCGCGTCGATATGAAGGTTTCTCTTCAATGACGATTAAAAGACGTAGCCGACTTTTGAATCGGCCTCTTCGAGCTTGCTCTGTTCAGTATGTGATTTCCGGGCGATGAGCTTGAGGAAACGCTTTCGATCCCCCTTCTTTCGGATGGTCAGCGTAATTCCGGTTCGGATCCAATAGGGACTGTCGCCAAGAGCATCCTCCACCTCAACCCAGACCACCGACGCTTTGGCGTGCACGACGTCATCGTCTTCGAGGGGGATCCACACGTCCATCGGGCGGGTTCGGTCCGGGACGACGGGCGTGAGGAGCTTCATTCCACGCACGCTGACATCTTGAGTCAGGCCCTGTTCCATTTTGAGAGGGAAGGTGGCGTCGGGTGAAAACCGCACCGCCGACCGAAACATTACGCGCGGTGAACTCCGGCGATCGAGGTAAAGGCGGTCTTGTTCCACATCCCGGGCCAATTACGCTCTCCGAAAGGGGATGATCTGGGGGAGGTCCTCCTCTGCGCGGGGATCGAATTCCATTTCGTCTTCCTCGTATGTCTTCCAAGGGCTCGGAAGGGGGCGGAGAAAGCGTATGCCGAGTTCGGCTACCGGTTGATTCTCGGTATCGACGGCACCGGTGTCGCGCTTCCATACAACTTGTCCAAGCATTCGAAGCGGCTCTTCTTTTGGAGCGATCGTGACGGTGACCGCCAGACGTTCGCTGACCGTCAGGCGTAGTGCGGTTTCCACGGACACGCCCTGCCAGCTCAGGTTGGTGCAAATCGACGACATATCATCGCGTTGGAAACCGAGCTGAACAGGCAGTTGGACGGCAAAGCGAAAATGTTTCCGTTTTTCAAATCGTTCTGTCGGACCTTGCTCTCGAAAAGAGGCCATAAATTAACTCCTAACGCCCGTCACTCTAGCGAATTTGAGGCCAAAAAAGCAAATCTTTCGGCAAGTTAGAGTCGCCGCGGATATAACACAACGCGTTATTACTGTCAAGAGGAACGAGCGGTTGACACAGACCTATGTTGGTGAATATACAAACAAT carries:
- the mfd gene encoding transcription-repair coupling factor produces the protein MLNPLLSKRFDPSVPETWTGLTGSSPAFALASILAQGIRKMIVVSPTDEFLPRWIDDVAFFLNLFGGNEGIRLLPYPPRPTDLEPAQLSEPKLAQDRLSALYTLRTPDPPAAVFLSLQALAQKTLPLDHFERSKGKITQGQNLDRDSLIAQWIAAGYEQEPLVESPGTIAVRGGIVDIFPPHSDQPYRIEWLGDTVETIRKFDPATQRSLSRHDDMIWIPAREILLTPESAARAQRGLKELADERDLPRSARRPLEEAMSDRRFVEAMEPLWPLFYPTTSSFLEYAPVDCVWIALDPIGLRRERASLESAIVEAEKNLRSTEILACGPRDLFAPLEDVDRFLEKHVSLELSDVAIDTPDTRKGMTRFAFLSHDDLRHAIADRRKKTSPLTPVVEAVNTWRTWGFRTLFVTLNPTEAERLHALLSPYISDVQLAGNPSPAALEQAERHPIILVGQLSSGFSWDDGRLVILTDHDLFGDRKRSVAPEVRREDFFTSLAELAPGDPVVHLDHGVGLYRGLKRLNVAKTANDFLHLEYAGGDKLYVPVYRLNRIHKYVGADGGKPHLDRLGNASAWEKTRQKAKRAVEEMAQELIALYATRRIAAGHAVARPDEGYLSFEADFPYEETRDQLRAIEEVSADLETPKPMDRLICGDVGFGKTEVALRAAFRVAMDGKQAAVLVPTTILAQQHYETFRSRLSNYPVRVDYLSRFKSARAQKQVVAQLADGGLDVVIGTHRLLSKDVSFQNLGLLIIDEEHRFGVKHKEKIKQFRNKIDVLTLTATPIPRTLQLSLSGIRDLSVINTPPLDRKAIHTYLCRFDDGLIRGAIHQELERGGQVFFVHNRVQTIEAMKNYLARIVPKARIAVAHGQMSERRLEETMLRLFHHEFDVLLCTTIIESGLDVPNANTILINRADHMGLAQLYQLRGRVGRSDRPASAYLLIPGEELISQDAHKRLKVLKRFTELGSGLKVALHDLEIRGSGNLLGASQSGHIAAVGFELYTDLLEREVKRLKGEAVVEEVDPEIHCALPAFLPDDYVADTGERLVLYKRLSSIRSSEKMESLRAELTDRFGPLPPPAENLFRVIDLKLLALQYGISVLRLTGDRPSIEFSNRAAPHLDRILQLIRKDRRLSLRPDHRLVIELRPGAEPVEETKRILLALGT
- a CDS encoding peptidylprolyl isomerase, producing the protein MNTASVKEAVIETKFGKIVFEFLPELAPKHVENFKSLASSGFYNGTTFHRVIPGFMIQGGDPNTKSEDRSQHGKGGPGYTVPAEFSKEKHLRGIVSMARSSDPNSAGSQFFIVVKDSPWLDGQYTVFGRVKEGLDVVDKIVSLPRDARDNPNDRVDMKVSLQ
- a CDS encoding PilZ domain-containing protein, which gives rise to MARDVEQDRLYLDRRSSPRVMFRSAVRFSPDATFPLKMEQGLTQDVSVRGMKLLTPVVPDRTRPMDVWIPLEDDDVVHAKASVVWVEVEDALGDSPYWIRTGITLTIRKKGDRKRFLKLIARKSHTEQSKLEEADSKVGYVF
- a CDS encoding PilZ domain-containing protein, which translates into the protein MASFREQGPTERFEKRKHFRFAVQLPVQLGFQRDDMSSICTNLSWQGVSVETALRLTVSERLAVTVTIAPKEEPLRMLGQVVWKRDTGAVDTENQPVAELGIRFLRPLPSPWKTYEEDEMEFDPRAEEDLPQIIPFRRA